Within the Cyanobacteriota bacterium genome, the region GACATACTTGCCGCAGCTCAAAAACTGGAGAGTCTCCGCTCACTTGATCTTGCCGATAGCCTGTCCAATCGCTTCAATCTGCTGATAATTCTGATTCTCAGTCTTGATAAACTTTTTTGCTCCAAACAATTCTAAGATTTCCTTATGCTCTGGATTGCCAGCATCTAGCTTGAGCAGGGCTGCCTGTACCTTGGCAGGGAAATCATCTCCGTAGCGCTGCTTCACTTGCGGATTAATCACCCAGTGATAGTCGTAGTACGCAGGAGTACGCCAAATGACCGAGACCTTGCTGGTATCAACTTCGCCTGCAGCCACTCGCTTTTTCCAGACTTGCTCGTTCAGCACACCAACTTCATAGGTTCCAGCCTCTACTAGCTTAATCGTAGCGTCATGGTTCTGGGAAAATCCTGGTTGGCCCTTAAAATCTGCCAACGTTACCCCAGC harbors:
- a CDS encoding PhnD/SsuA/transferrin family substrate-binding protein; this encodes DIDADFHSVFIANKSAGLQPITDLKGLQVLKGRTFTFGSESSTSGRLMPQYFLQEAGVTLADFKGQPGFSQNHDATIKLVEAGTYEVGVLNEQVWKKRVAAGEVDTSKVSVIWRTPAYYDYHWVINPQVKQRYGDDFPAKVQAALLKLDAGNPEHKEILELFGAKKFIKTENQNYQQIEAIGQAIGKIK